The genomic interval ATCCATAGGTTTTTAGTTTTTCATATACACAGGCTTCTAAAACTGAGGCGAAATAGATTCCATCGTATTCTATGAAGTCTCTCCCATGTCCTCTTTCAGGGAGACCTGCTTTTTTACGTGCTTTGTTCCAGCTTCCAAAGCGTCTGCTGTATGTTGTGGAGGAAGGTAGGTCATCTATTTTTTTGAAGTCTTCTGCATCTAAGTCTGGATGTTTCTTTAGTATTTCTAACAATTTATCATCGCTGTAACTATATGGATGGAAGCCGTAGGGTTTAAAACCTGCTGCTTGACGTGCTTTATCCCAGCTACCGAAATGATTACTTATTGTTTGTGCAGAGGGGAGGTCATCTCTTTCATTCCACTTTGTGTATGTTAAGTCTGGGTTTTCTCCAAGTTCTCTTTTCAGTATATTTAACAATTCTTCTTTTGAATAACTACTCACAACTTCAGGTTCCCTTCCTATCGCTTCTTTAGCTTCACGCCAACTACCAAAATGCCTTAAAATCGTTGAGTATGATGGGAGGTCATCTCTTTCCTGCCATTCCTTCAGCGATATGTCTGGGTTTTCTCTCAATAGTTCTAACAATTTTTCTTTTGAGTATCTTTTACCCCTTACTTCTAATCCTGCAGCCTCTCGAGCTTCGTTCCAACTACCAAAATGTCGTTGTAAAGAACCTAATGATGGTAGATCCTCTCTTTGCCTCCATTCACTCTGAGTTAAATTAGAATTTTCTCGAAGCAGTTCTATAAGCTCTTCTTTAGAATACCTTCCTCCACCCATCCTACTTCATTCCAATAAATATCTTTATCAAACTTCCAATTCTCTTAATGTTCATTTTTAGTCTTTATTTGTTTTGGATTCTCTTCTAAACCTCATATTATAGCTTTTAATAAAAATAAGAAAATCAGTACTAAATTAATTGTTCTCCATACTTTACGCCACTATATTGCTTATGAACAGTATAATTTCAGCATTAAGATAATACAATATAAACAGTAGTGCTAACGATTTCATGAGGGGTAATAAAATATCAAGTATTTTGTATTTAGTTCCTTTGCTTAGCGATTCTTTGACTTCTATATCTTCTTTATTGATGTTTATATCGGGATCAGAAATTAAAAGATTTTTTACTTCTTTTTCGTGATCCTCACCTACTACTACTAAAATGGTTTCATTTTCCTGTTGAATTATATCAGTAATCTTATTTTTGATAGCTTTATCTCTTTTAGAGTTCCTAGCGGGAATTAAAATAAGGAGAATAATTAAAAATAAGGAGAATAATAACAATAAAAAACCAATTGAGAGATTAGTGCCAAATATTGGTAATAATAAAGCTAAGTGAATCAAAAATAAGGATAATAGGATCAAAGATAAGTAGATTATTATTGTTGTTTTTGACATCAATTTAATGAGTTTAAGGTTGTTTTCTCTTGTTTTATATAGTTGGATGTCAAGTGCTTTAGCCATATATTCTACGGGTTTTTTAGAAACCCAAATATTACCAAAAAAATAGGAAAAAACGTTGAATGGTAAAAGGAGTGACTTTTCTACTAAACTTATTTTTCGTTTTTGATTTTCTTCTCCTTCGAGGAGTATAGCATCTGGTTTTATTTCTGAAATTAATTCTAATTCTTCTCTTAAATCCTGTATTGAAGTATGATTTTCCTTTTTAAGAATTATTTTAACCATTTTACCTGAGTTTTTTCAAAAGTTATTTACCTTTTTCATCTTTGATTGAATTTAATTGTTTTATTTCTTCTTTTAGGGCTTTTGAAAGCTTTTCTTTGTCTTCAAGTAAAGCTACGTAGTATAGTGTTTTTAGCTTACTTGAATATGTAGATTTAATTTTTCTTAGTTTTTTGAGGATAGTTTTTTCTCTTCTTCAAGAGCTTTTAAGTGTACACGGGCAGTGTGAAGAGTTTTTAACTCATTTATCCAGTCAATTTTATTTCGTTCTTTTGAATTGTGAAATAATAAAATGATAAATGCAATTAAGAATACTGAAATTGCTATCAAGTTTAGATATGAAGGCTGTTGAAACAATTCTAAAAGTATACTTGCGGCTGTGGCTATTGCAGTAATAATGAGAGCTAGAATTTCAACAATATATAATGTCTTTTTCTTTATGTTAAGTAAGTTATCGAATTCTTTGGAATCCAATTTTGCATCCATATTCACTTTTTATTTTTTAAATAAATATGTAAATTTTTGTCAAGGTTTTAGAGATATTTAGAGAGGGGGGAGAAGAGAGGGGTGAATGGTTTTAGGTGTGGTTTGGTTTGGTTTGTTATTTATAGTTGTGCTTAGGTTTAGAATTGAAAGAAGGAGTTTTGAAGATAAAAGTTTTTATTTTTAAGATTTATTTTTAAGAACCTTTATTATTCATTGTGTATTATGGTTTATCTGTATGTCTGTTTTATTGGTTCGTTGTGTTTTTCTTGGTTTTAAAGATTTGGTTGGTAGGTGAGTATATTGGTTTCTATTTTTCTGAATGAATCAAAGAAGTTGGTGCGTGGCCCAATCGTTTTGACAGGTGTATTTGCCTTTCTTTCTTTTTACCTGTTTGTGGTTTTTCCTAGCATTAAAGAGGAGGCTGAGGCTCTTGAGGGTGCTATGCCTGAGGCGATGATAACTCTTTTCGGTATAGAGGCTCTGCATACAATAGAGGGTTTTCTGGCTTCCTATACATATGAGTTCTTCTGGGTAGTGTTTATTGGTATTTATTTTGCTTATTTAGGTGGAGGTTTGATTGCTAGCGAAATTGAGGATAGAAAGATGGATTTAACGCTTTCAAACCCAGTTTCAAGAGAATCAGTTATATTGCAGAAAGTTGGAGCTCTTTGGGCTCCTTTATTAATTCTAAATCTTGGTTTCCTTGCTATAGTCTTTATAGGTACATTTTTGATTGGTGAAAGCATTGAAATAATCCCTGTATTGATGGTTCATTTACTTTCAATTCCATATTTATTAGCTTGTGCAGGTATAGGTTTGGTTTTCAGTGTTTTTATGCGAGATGTTAGCAGTGCTCAAGCTGGAGCTGTGGGAGTTGTTTTTATTTTATGGTTGATTGAAGGTATCGTTCAGATGGATCCAGATTTTGAGTGGATGGCTTATCTCTCACCAGTGCATTATTATGATGTTGCTGACATACTGATTCGTGGAGAATATGCGTTTGTTGGTGCGGGTATTCTCACATTTTTGTTCATCGCTCTACTTGCGGTATCAATAGTTTGGTTTATTAAAAGAGATATTTAAAACGAGATGTAATATTTCACATTTTATTAAAGTAATGGTTGTATTAAAATGGTTAAAATGAACTCTAAAGCTGCTATAAACCTTGATAACCTGACTAAGGTTTATGGAGATGTTAAAGCTAATAAAGACTTATCTTTTAGCGTTAGAGAAGGGGAGATTTTTGGTTATTTAGGTCCTAACGGTGCTGGTAAGACAACTACTATCCGTCAGTTGCTTGGTTTGATAAAACCTAGTTCTGGAACTGCTGAGGTGTTGGGAGCAGATATTCAGGATAGAAAAGCGTTGACTGAGGTTAAACAGGAGATAGGGTACTTACCTGATGAACTTGGTTTTGATGGAAGTATGACCGGGAATGAAGTTCTTGACTACTTTGCACGTATGCGTGGTGATAACCGGAGGGAGGAACTTCTTGAGATGTTCCATCCACCACTTGATCAAAAGGTTGAGACATATTCTTCTGGTAACAAACGTATGTTGGGTATTGTCCAGGCTTTTATGCACGACCCAAAGCTTGTGATTATGGATGAACCTACCTCTGGATTAGATCCTTTAAAACAAGATAGACTCCATAAGTTTGTTGAAACCGAGAGCGAGAAGGGTAAAACGATTTTCTTTTCCTCTCATTTCTTGAGTGAAGTTCAAAGGGTTTGTGATCGCGTTGGGATTATACGGGAAGGTAGGCTTGTTGACCTAGAGGAAATCGATAAGTTGTTGGCTAGAAGCGGTAAAAAGGTATGGGTTCATTTCGAAGAGCCTGTCGATAAAAACGTTTTTTTAAACGAAAATATGATCGAAACTGAAATTGTCGATAATTCTTATCACTTTACATATACCGGTGATTCTTCAGAACTCATCAAGCATCTATCTAAATATGAAATAAAAGACATTGAAATTGGTGATCCACAGTTGGACGAAATTTTCAAACATTATTATGGAGAGTGAATCCTTTATGAAAAATCCATGTTACCTCTCTTCAGAGCTAACTACACTTAAACGTAGGATTTCTGAAAAAAATGTAAATGATATAGAAGTTCATGATTTATTCTCATCAATAATTCAAGGCCTATCTAAAGTTAAAGTTAAACATAAAGTTAAAT from Methanonatronarchaeum thermophilum carries:
- a CDS encoding ABC transporter ATP-binding protein; the protein is MVKMNSKAAINLDNLTKVYGDVKANKDLSFSVREGEIFGYLGPNGAGKTTTIRQLLGLIKPSSGTAEVLGADIQDRKALTEVKQEIGYLPDELGFDGSMTGNEVLDYFARMRGDNRREELLEMFHPPLDQKVETYSSGNKRMLGIVQAFMHDPKLVIMDEPTSGLDPLKQDRLHKFVETESEKGKTIFFSSHFLSEVQRVCDRVGIIREGRLVDLEEIDKLLARSGKKVWVHFEEPVDKNVFLNENMIETEIVDNSYHFTYTGDSSELIKHLSKYEIKDIEIGDPQLDEIFKHYYGE
- a CDS encoding ABC transporter permease subunit translates to MSILVSIFLNESKKLVRGPIVLTGVFAFLSFYLFVVFPSIKEEAEALEGAMPEAMITLFGIEALHTIEGFLASYTYEFFWVVFIGIYFAYLGGGLIASEIEDRKMDLTLSNPVSRESVILQKVGALWAPLLILNLGFLAIVFIGTFLIGESIEIIPVLMVHLLSIPYLLACAGIGLVFSVFMRDVSSAQAGAVGVVFILWLIEGIVQMDPDFEWMAYLSPVHYYDVADILIRGEYAFVGAGILTFLFIALLAVSIVWFIKRDI